The proteins below come from a single Etheostoma spectabile isolate EspeVRDwgs_2016 chromosome 4, UIUC_Espe_1.0, whole genome shotgun sequence genomic window:
- the gmppb gene encoding mannose-1-phosphate guanylyltransferase catalytic subunit beta, with protein sequence MKALILVGGYGTRLRPLTLSVPKPLVEFCNKPILLHQVEALVKAGVDHVILAVSYMSELLEREMRVQEERLGIRISLSHEKEPLGTAGPLALARELLNTDNEPFFVLNSDVICDFPFKDLLQFHHNHGREGTIVVTRVEEPSKYGVVVFEADSGRIHRFVEKPQVFVSNKINAGIYIFNPSMLSRIQLRPTSIEKEIFPVMAEEGQLYTMELQGFWMDIGQPKDFLTGMCMYLQSVRQHAPERLLTGPGFLGNVLVDPTAQIGQNCTIGPNVTIGAGVVVEDGVRIKRCTVLKGARVRSHSWLESCIVGWSSSVGQWVRMENVTVLGEDVIVNDELYLNGANVLPHKSINESVPEPRIIM encoded by the exons ATGAAGGCTTTGATCCTGGTCGGGGGTTACGGGACCCGGCTGCGACCCCTCACACTGAGCGTCCCCAAACCGCTGGTGGAGTTCTGCAACAAACCCATCCTGCTGCACCAGGTGGAGGCACTGGTCAAG GCCGGCGTGGACCATGTGATTCTGGCGGTGAGCTACATGTCGGAGCtgctggagagagagatgagagtcCAGGAGGAGAGA CTTGGGATTcgtatctctctgtctcatgAGAAGGAGCCTCTGGGAACTG cgGGCCCCCTGGCGTTGGCTCGAGAGCTGCTGAACACCGACAACGAGCCCTTCTTCGTCCTCAACTCGGACGTCATCTGTGATTTTCCGTTCAAAGATCTGCTGCAGTTCCACCACAACCACGGCAGGGAGGGCACCATCGTG gTAACGCGGGTGGAGGAGCCCTCGAAGTACGGCGTGGTGGTGTTTGAGGCGGACAGCGGCAGGATACATCGCTTCGTCGAAAAACCGCAGGTCTTCGTCTCCAACAAGATCAACGCCGGCATATACATCTTCAATCCCAGCATGCTCAGCAGGATCcag CTGAGACCAACGTCCATAGAGAAAGAGATATTTCCTGTCATGGCGGAGGAGGGACAGCTGTACACCATGGAGCTACAGG GTTTCTGGATGGACATCGGTCAGCCTAAAGACTTCCTGACAGGGATGTGCATGTACCTTCAGTCGGTACGACAACACGCTCCCGAGAGGCTACTCACGGGGCCAGGTTTCCTAGGCAACGTCCTGGTG GACCCGACGGCGCAGATCGGCCAGAACTGCACCATCGGGCCGAACGTCACCATCGGCGCCGGCGTGGTGGTGGAGGACGGGGTGCGGATCAAACGCTGCACGGTGCTGAAGGGGGCCCGGGTCCGATCGCACTCCTGGCTGGAGAGCTGCATCGTGGGGTGGAGCTCCTCTGTGGGCCAGTGG GTTCGTATGGAGAACGTTACGGTGTTGGGCGAGGATGTGATCGTGAACGACGAGCTTTACCTGAACGGTGCCAACGTGCTGCCTCACAAATCCATCAACGAGTCGGTCCCCGAGCCGCGAATCATCATGTAG
- the pde12 gene encoding 2',5'-phosphodiesterase 12, with the protein MFNLLSAALPLLPRRLLVSSPGTLTAACRRLCRMEPAVVRCLPGEPKLTISFCLDGSHKHMLRDQDETLGKVLVRISNGIAKGQGKAKKSKKNKGQKPGETPEQVIVKLFNEGQEVAETVLNSEAWQDGAVLHVGGCKYAIQRNAPTLTTAELPVSLLAGFPVCPNLEVEFGNLQDCEFTWYKENAPFTSPEAASEVPGKDSGWTEVGCGRVHVPSNQDIGYRLKLRCTPKDGGRSGVAKELVSVGAVEAGPGVCTFDNRHAYTVKEAEWPAVRVVSYNILADVYAQTELSKTVLYPYCAPYALQLDYRQNLIKKELAGYNADIVCLQEVDKAVFGDSLTPALDAFGLDGVFRIKDKQHEGLATFYRRSKFQLLSRRDIVLNEALTSDPIHATLLQKVSANGALKDKVLQRSTTLQVVARGPINRGGRLVAKTHLSWTQKGNHPSSVRTHLRGNVRLVQMGVALQHLRHVISEVAPDAPLVFCGDFNSTPNSGVFQLLSEAGVPLQHADWSSSGPEESCSMELLSAFPPLLSACSQPAYTNYVGGFHGCLDYIFIQPDSMQVEQVIPLPNHQEVTTYEALPSVAHPSDHIALICDLRWDP; encoded by the exons ATGTTTAACCTCCTCTCCGCTGCGCTCCCGCTGCTCCCCCGCCGCCTGCTCGTCTCCTCACCCGGGACTCTGACCGCAGCCTGCCGCCGCCTCTGCAGGATGGAGCCCGCCGTGGTGAGGTGCCTCCCGGGGGAGCCCAAGCTCACCATCTCTTTCTGCCTGGACGGCAGCCACAAGCACATGCTGCGGGACCAGGACGAGACGCTGGGCAAGGTCCTAGTCCGGATCTCCAATGGCATCGCCAAGGGCCAAGGAAAGGCGAAGAAGTCGAAGAAGAACAAGGGACAGAAGCCGGGTGAGACCCCGGAGCAGGTGATTGTGAAGCTGTTCAACGAGGGGCAAGAAGTGGCCGAGACGGTCCTGAACTCGGAGGCGTGGCAGGACGGGGCCGTGCTGCACGTGGGAGGCTGTAAATACGCGATCCAGAGGAACGCACCCACTCTCACCACCGCGGAGCTCCCGGTGTCCCTGCTGGCCGGGTTCCCCGTCTGCCCCAATCTGGAGGTCGAGTTTGGCAACCTCCAAGACTGCGAGTTCACGTGGTATAAGGAAAATGCCCCATTCACTAG CCCTGAAGCTGCTAGTGAGGTTCCAGGCAAGGACAGCGGTTGGACAGAGGTAGGGTGCGGGAGAGTCCATGTCCCGTCCAATCAGGACATCGGCTACAGGCTCAAACTGCGCTGCACGCCTAAAGACGGGGGACGCAGTGGCGTGGCCAAGGAGCTGGTCTCTGTGGGAGCCGTGGAGGCCGGACCAGGCGTGTGCACGTTCGACAACCGACATGCGTACACTGTCAAAGAGGCGGAGTGGCCCGCCGTGAGGGTGGTGTCGTACAACATCCTCGCCGATGTCTACGCCCAGACGGAACTGTCCAAGACGGTGCTTTACCCGTACTGCGCCCCCTACGCCCTGCAGCTGGACTACAGGCAGAACCTGATCAAGAAGGAGCTGGCCGGGTACAACGCTGACATCGTGTGTCTGCAGGAGGTTGACAAAG CGGTGTTCGGAGACAGTCTGACTCCAGCTCTGGACGCCTTCGGCCTGGACGGCGTTTTCAGGATCAAAGACAAGCAGCATGAAGGACTCGCCACTTTCTACCGCAG gTCAAAGTTTCAGCTGCTAAGCCGTCGTGACATCGTGCTGAACGAGGCGTTGACCTCTGACCCCATCCATGCTACGCTGCTGCAGAAGGTTTCTGCCAACGGCGCTTTGAAGGACAAAGTACTGCAGAGGTCCACCACCCTGCAG GTCGTGGCTCGAGGACCGATAAACCGGGGAGGAAGGTTGGTGGCCAAAACTCACCTTTCTTGGACCCAAAAGGGAAACCATCCTTCCTCTGTGCGAACACACCTGA ggGGGAACGTGCGGTTGGTCCAGATGGGCGTGGCTCTGCAGCACCTGCGTCATGTGATCAGCGAGGTGGCACCTGACGCCCCTCTGGTCTTTTGTGGTGACTTTAACTCCACCCCCAACTCAG GCGTGTTCCAGCTGCTCAGTGAGGCGGGGGTTCCCCTGCAGCACGCAGACTGGAGCAGCTCTGGGCCGGAGGAGTCCTGCAGCATGGAGCTGCTCTCCGCCTTCCCCCCCCTGCTGAGCGCCTGCAGCCAGCCCGCCTACACCAACTACGTGGGAGGCTTTCACGGCTGCCTGGACTACATCTTCATACAGCCGGACAGCATGCAG gtggaGCAGGTGATTCCTCTGCCCAACCACCAGGAGGTCACCACCTACGAGGCTCTGCCCAGCGTCGCTCACCCCTCCGACCACATCGCCCTGATCTGTGACCTGCGCTGGGacccctga
- the atp6ap1la gene encoding ATPase H+ transporting accessory protein 1 like a isoform X2 encodes MASPWKHCGIILLSLLLLHLQSSTCLDRPAAASVAVSPVHDEEVAQSDGGMWMEEGLMSADQPFRRQQSPHVTQRKLLQVPGAAVPFPPLKVLSNGEPCVLFQARKLSLRYEKQKQLDLTERAFSPQKPVDTSQSVCRHDKATLQLSNTFLESSGQWWFSVDSVSLLYNSSEEAVFNASDVYAPASSSYHCDHVSSLQRYSALLLPSTDPARRWSITFTNFQIQAFNVTAGGFSPASVCSTFLTPAILMGLITSLILLLVLAYALHMVIHLKHIEHDDEHKADVYFPQSPEHCCVENDDSEKNIL; translated from the exons ATGGCttcaccatggaaacactgcGGCAttatcctcctctctctccttctcctccatctGCAATCCTCCACTTGCCTCGACCGGCCAGCTGCTGCCAG TGTTGCTGTCTCTCCAGTCCATG ATGAAGAGGTTGCACAGAGTGATGGAGGGATGTGGATGGAGGAGGGTTTGATGTCTGCAGACCAACCATTTAGACGACAGCAG TCTCCACATGTGACACAGAGGAAGTTACTTCAGGTGCCAGGAGCTGCAGTTCCCTTCCCTCCCCTCAAG GTGTTGTCCAATGGGGAGCCGTGCGTCCTCTTCCAGGCCAGGAAGCTGTCTCTCCGCTATGAGAAGCAGAAGCAGTTGGATCTGACGGAGAGAGCCTTTTCTCCTCAGAAACCCGTCGACACCAGCCAGTCTGTCTGCCGCCACGACAAGGCCAC ACTGCAGCTGTCCAACACGTTCCTAGAGTCTTCGGGTCAGTGGTGGTTCTCAGTGGACAGCGTCTCTCTGCTCTACAACTCCTCTGAAGAGGCCGTGTTCAACGCCAGCGACGTGTACGCCCCGGCCTCCTCCTCCTACCACTGCGACCACGTCAGCAGCCTGCAGCGCTACAGCGCCCTGCTGCTGCCCAGCACCGACCCCGCCCGCCGCTGGAGCATCACCTTCACCAACTTCCAG ATTCAGGCGTTCAACGTCACCGCTGGCGGGTTTTCCCCCGCGAGCGTCTGCTCCACCTTCCTGACGCCAGCCATCCTGATGGGCCTCATCACGTCCCTCATCCTGCTGCTGGTCCTGGCCTACGCCCTGCACATGGTCATCCACCTGAAACACATCGAGCACGATGACGAGCACAAGGCCGACGTCTACTTCCCACAAAGCCCCGAACACTGCTGTGTGGAAAACGACGACTCCGAGAAGAATATTCTGTAA
- the atp6ap1la gene encoding ATPase H+ transporting accessory protein 1 like a isoform X1: MASPWKHCGIILLSLLLLHLQSSTCLDRPAAASVAVSPVHDEEVAQSDGGMWMEEGLMSADQPFRRQQSPHVTQRKLLQVPGAAVPFPPLKVLSNGEPCVLFQARKLSLRYEKQKQLDLTERAFSPQKPVDTSQSVCRHDKATMVMRFGDVEDLRGLSIRLQLSNTFLESSGQWWFSVDSVSLLYNSSEEAVFNASDVYAPASSSYHCDHVSSLQRYSALLLPSTDPARRWSITFTNFQIQAFNVTAGGFSPASVCSTFLTPAILMGLITSLILLLVLAYALHMVIHLKHIEHDDEHKADVYFPQSPEHCCVENDDSEKNIL; the protein is encoded by the exons ATGGCttcaccatggaaacactgcGGCAttatcctcctctctctccttctcctccatctGCAATCCTCCACTTGCCTCGACCGGCCAGCTGCTGCCAG TGTTGCTGTCTCTCCAGTCCATG ATGAAGAGGTTGCACAGAGTGATGGAGGGATGTGGATGGAGGAGGGTTTGATGTCTGCAGACCAACCATTTAGACGACAGCAG TCTCCACATGTGACACAGAGGAAGTTACTTCAGGTGCCAGGAGCTGCAGTTCCCTTCCCTCCCCTCAAG GTGTTGTCCAATGGGGAGCCGTGCGTCCTCTTCCAGGCCAGGAAGCTGTCTCTCCGCTATGAGAAGCAGAAGCAGTTGGATCTGACGGAGAGAGCCTTTTCTCCTCAGAAACCCGTCGACACCAGCCAGTCTGTCTGCCGCCACGACAAGGCCAC AATGGTTATGAGGTTTGGAGATGTGGAGGATTTGAGAGGTCTGTCCATCAG ACTGCAGCTGTCCAACACGTTCCTAGAGTCTTCGGGTCAGTGGTGGTTCTCAGTGGACAGCGTCTCTCTGCTCTACAACTCCTCTGAAGAGGCCGTGTTCAACGCCAGCGACGTGTACGCCCCGGCCTCCTCCTCCTACCACTGCGACCACGTCAGCAGCCTGCAGCGCTACAGCGCCCTGCTGCTGCCCAGCACCGACCCCGCCCGCCGCTGGAGCATCACCTTCACCAACTTCCAG ATTCAGGCGTTCAACGTCACCGCTGGCGGGTTTTCCCCCGCGAGCGTCTGCTCCACCTTCCTGACGCCAGCCATCCTGATGGGCCTCATCACGTCCCTCATCCTGCTGCTGGTCCTGGCCTACGCCCTGCACATGGTCATCCACCTGAAACACATCGAGCACGATGACGAGCACAAGGCCGACGTCTACTTCCCACAAAGCCCCGAACACTGCTGTGTGGAAAACGACGACTCCGAGAAGAATATTCTGTAA